AATCTGTAACGTAGTTGGACATAATGCGGCGTAGATTCTCGCATACAGAATGCATTCAGCTGCAAGCTGACTGCAAGATGAGGTTAGATTGGCACACGGTAGATGGCTTTCGATTGTCATACGCCGCAATTATAATTgagtgtttatttaaaaaattataattgcgtTAATCCAACTTCCGTTATCAGTACACAGTATGGCAGAAATCATTTGTCACTAaatgaagagagagagagagagagactctaattttgaatgaataaaatctaatttatacgtctcaattgtataattattcattatttcacaaataatattgtgtattacaatttattatattaggaaaaaataattattttttaattataccaTGATAACGCTGAggtattgaataataataataataaaaaaaaaaaaaaaaaaattataaattttttatatgaatttttgtaaaaataaacattgaatgagtaaaaatctataaaatggAATACAAGAAGTAAATGTATTGGTTCTCATTATGAATTGATTGGATAAGTCCAATGTTCAACGTTCCGTCGTCGATTCATCCTTTTATGTCTCAGTTTACAACAAAATTGCACGGTCATCGCGTTTTATTGACAATTTGTCCACCAATTCGGACATAATCGTACTGTTTTACGATTtgcttatattatttatatttctttataccaagaattgtttttattaataatttacaatcatTAATAAAGACGAGTgttaatcaatttcttttatacgtACTTTaagaagcaaaatattttacgctgTTTAAAATCAAGattgtttttcaataaattaccGCAAATGTGTCGCAAAGCGCAAACAGATGTTCAGTTCGCATATACTCATAGATTTATAATGACGAGGAACTAAAACGGATAGCAATAGagttcttgaattttttatattgtttttcaacTTATTTAGAGCTCGCACTACAGTATAATATCCCCTGTACTCGACTCTGGTATCTCGACAGTTTCAGAAGCGAGGGCTTCCATACACCGGAAATgcgcattataaaatttatgctaCCCATTGGGCTTACGAATTTAGCCCGAAACTTCGCAGGCACGTAATTTGATAATTGCTTCTCATTATTGCATCATTTCCCCTAATTAATGATAGACATTTATCTAATAGCACAAATAACGGCAATTATTGTcgaaataatctataattgtataaaacaaatcagtatatgtatatgagaattatttgtatgtataataatttgctctcgaataaattagcatttagatttaaatgttttagaaaaaaatgagaaatagtgaaaattttcaaaaaatcttatctgattcaattattctttataatgttatagttaaataatcataataatgtGGCATATGTTTTCAgcattatttttgtatgatttatttcaattaatacttttttattcaataatttacattaagcAAACTTGGAtctctgttttttttattttttattatagtagAGAActacattacatttattaaattgttcgCCTTTCGCGATCTGCGTtcaattatgtttatttatatcttggtgcttttttaatataaacattgttGCAATATGTTTCAAAAGCAATTATTCTGCACATACAGAATAACGATGCATGCGACTATTAAATATGCagcatttttgttatttactaATTAGTTTACTTTGAAAAGCATAAAGGTTGAAATTCTAATggagtgttttatttttagaaaagtgttttaatttactaaaaaatgcggATTACAATGACTAATATAgattaaaagaaagagagagtgaaagagagaaatgaaTTAACGTCGGattgtaaataaaagtaaaacgaATGACAATTGAACTAACTTTCTccaatttgtaaaataaattaccttTTATTTGCGAtgcgcaaataaaataaaatttctttattatttgaaaattttcgcAATTGTAGTTGCAGCAGCGATGAGCGGAAACATGGATTATAAATCAGCTACGTCGATTTACGACTTCACGGCGAACTCTATCAGAGGAGAAGAAGTCCCTTTGTCCAAGTAAGCATAAATTCTCAACTGTACCGAAAATATTGTGTTGTCGAAAAGATGTAATAACATCTGTGTTGTTGGTCTAGATACAAAGACCACGTGTGTGTGATCGTGAATGTTGCTTCGAAATGCGGCCTTACAGCAACGAATTACAAAGAATTGAATGAGTTGTACGACGAGTACGCCGAATCTAAGGGTAATTTTTTTGTGCTgcgcaaaattgaaaattattcctAACAATGAGATTGAACTTGTTTAAATATCTTCTTTGTCGTCCGCCAGGACTACGAATTCTAGCATTCCCTTGCAATCAATTCAATGGACAAGAGCCAGGAGACAGTGAAGAGATTTGCAGTTTCGCCGATCGTCAGAAAGTAATATTTCCGttcaaatgaaataattgtcttcttcctttctttacaAATTGATGACATTTgtatttgatattattcacAGGTGAAATTCGACTTGTTCGAGAAAATCAACGTAAACGGAGACAACACGCATCCCCTTTGGGCATATTTGAAGAAAGAGCAAGGCGGTTTGATAggtaatttcataaaatggaattttacCAAGTTTATCGTAGATAAAGAGGGCAAGGTCGTCGAACGGCACGGTCCTAATGTAGATCCGCACAAACTAAAGGAtcatcttgaaaaatatttttaagttgtTCCTCTCTGTATAATTCTGCAAGATTAATGTTATTCATATCGTATGTAGCGTTAGTGTGAATTAATTCCAAGTTTCTTCAACAAACTATGAaattcgaaacataataatgtAGATTCTGCGATATATTATGACGTATTCTGATGATGTAATTATGAATCGTCTAAATAgttggaaattaattattatctgcaCATTTTGTCTTGCATCGAACAATAAAAGATCTATTTATGACAAATTTTCACACAAATATTATtagctttatatttttaactttaagtTCCTATTAgtgatttttcactttttgtgTCTTATACCAAGTAGCAgcagtaatattaatttgtacttgcaaaattaagatttaacgtatatatgtatatgtacatcacattcgtgtaaaaatatcaagcTACTTCGTAGcatgataaaaaaaggaataaaaattgtttatccaGTATATATTTACTCAAGATCCTACACACAATCCTTTGCGAATTATAAAtcacatatttttgaaagaatataatagCTCAAATGTAATAAGtatatttctagaaatttggcataaagaaaataaagcttTCTCGCTTCAAGCAAGTTGTGCTTTGTTTGTCgtaaaagaaacattatatatgatattttatttaattatttcgtacagttttaaaatgttatattatgaTCTGCTTTTACAGCAGCTTGTCGAGTATCGTATTAAATTTCATTCTTTCGTCAAATtgcataacaataatataaaaacttaattatattatatatgtgaataatattcataatattttaaatgaaattatgtTAGATAACAATTGGATAAGAAAATTGTACGAAATGAGAATGATATTGCGCGTCGAAGGGTTAAATCGATATTCTACTGTGTTTCAACTCCAAGTATATGCTTTAGACATGCAGAATTGCTATCAATTAGTTTCGGAAACTTCGTACCGACGTATCCTAGCAAGCGTGGTCGACGTATTTGTTCAACTTCCACAGTAGTATGAATGCAATTTCACTCGTGTGTATACACACCCACCCTCTTTCATCGCCATAATTAGTGATGCAATCGCTTTCACGCGGCGTTTACTTCGCGCGACCTTATCTTTGTTTTACGGTGTCACTAGCAGTTAATTCAAGTATACTACACTTTTAGCTTAATTGTGCCTTTTTAAACGCTCCCGCATTGTGGCAGCCGCCCAAGCGCAAGACAATCTATCATTAACTTGTTTTAAAAGATACGCACACGTGCGTCCCCATTtatcaatgtaaaaatttctttccacacatttcaaaattaattaacaaaatgcgAGAAATAATctctatattttaatacatttatatattatcggtgagtttttcaattaattcacCAGTTAGTTCGCTTTATTCTTGATTAAAATACCGGGAGTTTttcgtgataaaaaaatgagaattttttaaatcaaatttttctcgGTGCATTTAATATCTCCTTGCATTGACTTTTACGttggataaattttattttattttttttaatcgatctatattttcaattaacgaAATATCTGCCATGGATGTGTCAAGGATTCGTTTAAATTGAGATCAGGTGTTCCGATGGGAGCTCATACATATTCTGCATGTACGAGGATCCGTGTACATCATATATAACACGCGTAACAGTCTCGTAATTTATTAGTAGACGTCGCGCGAGACACCAGGTGTCGACAACAGGACAAGGGTAAGTGTGACGCACGCGTTTGCTGTCCTGAATTCGCATCCCCGCGCTGACGACGCAGGCCTCGCTACCGACCGCGACCGCGACGTCGTCGACGACGACACGACGACGACAATCAAAATGGGTCACGTCCTCAAAGCATAATCTCGGACTAAGCGTTCCACAAt
The window above is part of the Linepithema humile isolate Giens D197 chromosome 8, Lhum_UNIL_v1.0, whole genome shotgun sequence genome. Proteins encoded here:
- the LOC105673747 gene encoding uncharacterized protein isoform X1, with product MRIIKFMLPIGLTNLARNFAVAAAMSGNMDYKSATSIYDFTANSIRGEEVPLSKYKDHVCVIVNVASKCGLTATNYKELNELYDEYAESKGLRILAFPCNQFNGQEPGDSEEICSFADRQKVKFDLFEKINVNGDNTHPLWAYLKKEQGGLIGNFIKWNFTKFIVDKEGKVVERHGPNVDPHKLKDHLEKYF
- the LOC105673747 gene encoding uncharacterized protein isoform X2, encoding MSGNMDYKSATSIYDFTANSIRGEEVPLSKYKDHVCVIVNVASKCGLTATNYKELNELYDEYAESKGLRILAFPCNQFNGQEPGDSEEICSFADRQKVKFDLFEKINVNGDNTHPLWAYLKKEQGGLIGNFIKWNFTKFIVDKEGKVVERHGPNVDPHKLKDHLEKYF